In a genomic window of Nomascus leucogenys isolate Asia chromosome 4, Asia_NLE_v1, whole genome shotgun sequence:
- the BAP1 gene encoding ubiquitin carboxyl-terminal hydrolase BAP1 isoform X2 gives MNKGWLELESDPGLFTLLVEDFGVKGVQVEEIYDLQSKCQGPVYGFIFLFKWIEERRSRRKVSTLVDDTSVIDDDIVNNMFFAHQLIPNSCATHALLSVLLNCSNVDLGPTLSRMKDFTKGFSPESKGYAIGNAPELAKAHNSHARPEPRHLPEKQNGLSAVRTMEAFHFVSYVPITGRLFELDGLKVYPIDHGPWGEDEEWTDKARRVIMERIGLATAGEPYHDIRFNLMAVVPDRRIKYEARLHVLKVNRQTVLEALQQLIRVTQPELIQTHKSQESQLPEESKSASNKSPLVLEANRAPAASEGTHTDGAEEAAGSCTQAPSHSPPNKPKLVVKPPGSSLNGVPPNPTPIVQRLPAFLDNHNYAKSPMQEEEDLAAGVGRSRVPVRPPQQYSDDEDDYEDDEEDDVQNTNSALRYKGKGTGKPGALSGSADGQLSVLQPNTINVLAEKLKESQKDLSIPLSIKTSSGAGSPAVAVPTHSQPSPTPSNESTDTASEIGSAFNSPLRSPIRSANPTRPSSPVTSHISKVLFGEDDSLLRVDCIRYNRAVRDLGPVISTGLLHLAEDGVLSPLALTEGGKGSSPSIRPIQGSQGSSSPVEKEVVEATDSREKTGMVRPGEPLSGEKYSPKELLALLKCVEAEIANYEACLKEEVEKRKKFKIDDQRRTHNYDEFICTFISMLAQEGMLANLVEQNISVRRRQGVSIGRLHKQRKPDRRKRSRPYKAKRQ, from the exons ATGAATAAGGGCTGGCTGGAGCTGGAGAGCGACCCAG GCCTCTTCACCCTGCTCGTGGAAGATTTCG GTGTCAAAGGGGTGCAAGTGGAGGAGATCTACGACCTTCAGAGCAAATGCCAGGG CCCTGTATATGGATTTATCTTCCTGTTCAAATGGATCGAAGAGCGCCGGTCCCGGCGAAAGGTCTCTACCTTGGTGGATGATACGTCCGTGATTGATGATGATATTGTGAATAACATGTTCTTTGCCCACCAG CTGATACCCAACTCTTGTGCCACTCATGCCTTGCTGAGTGTGCTCCTGAACTGCAGCAACGTGGACCTGGGACCCACCCTGAGTCGCATGAAGGACTTCACCAAGGGCTTCAGCCCTGAG AGCAAAGGATATGCGATTGGCAATGCCCCGGAGTTGGCCAAGGCACATAATAGCCATGCCAG GCCTGAGCCACGCCACCTCCCTGAGAAGCAGAATGGCCTTAGTGCAGTGCGGACCATGGAGGCGTTCCACTTTGTCAGCTATGTGCCTATTACAGGCCGGCTCTTTGAGCTGGATGGGCTGAAGGTCTACCCCATTGACCATG GGCCCTGGGGGGAGGATGAGGAGTGGACAGACAAGGCCCGGCGGGTCATCATGGAGCGTATCGGCCTCGCCACTGCAGG GGAGCCCTACCACGACATCCGCTTCAACCTGATGGCAGTGGTGCCCGACCGCAGGATCAAGTATGAGGCCAGGCTGCACGTGCTGAAGGTGAACCGTCAGACAGTACTAGAGGCTCTGCAGCAG CTGATAAGAGTAACACAGCCAGAGCTGATTCAGACCCACAAGTCTCAAGAGTCACAGCTGCCTGAGGAGTCCAAATCAGCCAGCAACAAGTCCCCACTGGTGCTGGAAGCAAACAGGGCCCCTGCAGCCTCTGAGGGCACCCACACAG ATGGTGCAGAGGAGGCGGCTGGTTCATGTACACAAGCCCCATCCCACAGCCCTCCCAACAAACCCAAGCTGGTGGTGAAGCCTCCAGGCAGCAGCCTCAATGGGgttccccccaaccccactcccaTTGTCCAGCGGCTGCCGGCCTTTCTAGACAATCACAATTATGCCAAGTCCCCCATGCAG GAGGAAGAAGACCTGGCGGCAGGTGTGGGCCGCAGCCGAGTTCCAGTCCGCCCACCCCAGCAGTACTCAGATGACGAGGATGACTATGAGGATGACGAGGAGGATGACGTGCAGAACACCAACTCTGCCCTTAG GTATAAGGGGAAGGGAACAGGGAAGCCAGGGGCATTGAGCGGTTCTGCTGATGGGCAACTGTCAGTGCTGCAGCCCAACACCATCAACGTCTTGGCTGAGAAGCTCAAAGAGTCCCAGAAGGACCTCTCAATTCCTCTGTCCATCAAGACTAGCAGTGGGGCTGGGAGTCCAGCTGTGGCAGTGCCCACACACTCGCAGCCCTCACCCACCCCCAGCAATGAGAGTACGGACACGGCCTCTGAGATCGGCAGTGCTTTCAACTCGCCACTGCGCTCTCCCATCCGCTCGGCCAACCCGACGCGGCCCTCCAGCCCTGTCACCTCCCACATCTCCAAGGTGCTTTTTGGAGAGGATGACAGCCTGCTGCGTGTTGACTGCATACGCTACAACCGTGCTGTCCGCGACCTGGGTCCTGTCATCAGCACAGGCCTGCTGCACCTGGCTGAGGATGGGGTGCTTAGTCCCCTGGCGCTGACAG AGGGTGGGAAGGGTTCCTCGCCCTCCATCAGACCAATCCAAGGCAGCCAGGGGTCCAGCAGCCCGGTGGAGAAGGAGGTTGTGGAAGCCACGGACAGCAGAGAGAAGACAGGGATGGTGAGGCCTGGCGAGCCCTTGAGTGGGGAGAAATACTCACCCAAG GAGCTGCTGGCACTGCTAAAGTGTGTGGAGGCTGAGATTGCAAACTATGAGGCGTGCCTCAAGGAAGAggtagagaagaggaagaagttcaAG ATTGATGACCAGAGAAGGACCCACAACTATGATGAGTTCATCTGCACCTTTATCTCCATGCTGGCTCAGGAAG GCATGCTGGCCAACCTAGTGGAGCAGAACATCTCCGTGCGGCGGCGCCAAGGGGTCAGCATCGGCCGGCTCCACAAGCAGCGGAAGCCTGACCGGCGGAAACGCTCTCGCCCCTACAAGGCCAAGCGCCAGTGA
- the PHF7 gene encoding PHD finger protein 7, whose amino-acid sequence MKTVKEKKEHQRLRKSAKTRRVTQRKPSSGPVCWLCLREPGDPEKLGEFLQKDSISVHYFCLILSSKLPQRGQSNRGFHGFLPEDIKKEAARASRKICFVCKKKGAAINCQKDQCIRNFHLPCGQERGCLSQFFGEYKSFCDKHRPTQNIQHGNVGEESCILCCEDLSQQSVENIQSPCCSQAIYHRKCIQKYAHTSAKHFFKCPQCNNRKEFPQEMLRMGIHIPDRDAAWELEPGAFSDLYQRYQHCDATICLYEQGRDSFEDEGRWCLILCATCGSHGTHRDCSFLRSNSKKWECEECSPAAATDYIPENSGDIPCCSTTFHPEEHFCRDNTLEENPGLSWTDWPEPSLLEQPESSRGRRSCSWRSKGVRITNSCKKSK is encoded by the exons ATGAAGactgtaaaagaaaagaaggaacaccAAAGATTGAG AAAATCTGCCAAGACTAGGAGGGTAACCCAGAGGAAACCGTCTTCAGGGCCTG TTTGCTGGCTATGCCTTCGAGAACCTGGGGATCCCGAAAAATTAGGGGAATTTCTTCAGAAAGACAGTATCAGCGTGCATTATTTCTGTCTT ATCTTATCTAGTAAGCTGCCTCAGAGGGGCCAGTCCAACAGAGGTTTCCATGGATTCCTGCCTGAAGACATCAAAAAGGAGGCAGCCCGGGCTTCTAGGAAG ATCTGCTTTGTGTGCAAGAAAAAGGGAGCTGCTATCAACTGCCAGAAGGATCAGTGCATCAGAAACTTCCATCTGCCTTGTGGCCAAGAAAGGGGTTGCCTTTCACAATTTTTTGGAGAGTACAA ATCATTTTGTGACAAACATCGCCCAACACAGAACATCCAACATGGGAATGTGGGGGAGGAAAGCTGCATCTTATGTTGTGAAGACTTATCCCAACAGAGTGTTGAGAACATCCAGAGCCCGTGTTGTAGTCAAGCCATCTACCACCGCAAGTGCATACAG AAATATGCCCACACATCAGCAAAGCATTTCTTCAAATGTCCACAGTGTAACAATCGAAAAGAGTTTCCTCAAGAAATGCTGAGAATGGGAATTCATATTCCAGACAG AGATGCTGCCTGGGAACTCGAGCCAGGGGCTTTCTCAGACTTATATCAGCGCTATCAGCACTGTGATGCCACCATCTGTCTGTATGAACAAGGCAGAGACAGCTTTGAGGATGAAGG GAGGTGGTGCCTCATTCTGTGTGCTACATGCGGATCCCACGGAACCCACAGGGACTGCTCCTTTCTTAGATCTAACAGTAAGAAATGGGAGTGTGAGGAGTGCTCACCTGCTGCAGCCACAG ACTACATACCTGAAAATTCAGGGGACATCCCTTGCTGCAGCACCACCTTCCACCCTGAGGAGCATTTCTGCAGAGACAACACCCTGGAAGAGAATCCGGGCCTTTCTTGGACTGATTGGCCAGAACCTTCCTTATTAGAACAGCCAGAGTCCTCTCGTGGCAGGAGGAGCTGCTCCTGGAGGTCCAAGGGCGTCAGAATCACTAACAGCTGCAAAAAATCCAAGTGA
- the BAP1 gene encoding ubiquitin carboxyl-terminal hydrolase BAP1 isoform X1, with protein MNKGWLELESDPGLFTLLVEDFGVKGVQVEEIYDLQSKCQGPVYGFIFLFKWIEERRSRRKVSTLVDDTSVIDDDIVNNMFFAHQLIPNSCATHALLSVLLNCSNVDLGPTLSRMKDFTKGFSPESKGYAIGNAPELAKAHNSHARPEPRHLPEKQNGLSAVRTMEAFHFVSYVPITGRLFELDGLKVYPIDHGPWGEDEEWTDKARRVIMERIGLATAGEPYHDIRFNLMAVVPDRRIKYEARLHVLKVNRQTVLEALQQLIRVTQPELIQTHKSQESQLPEESKSASNKSPLVLEANRAPAASEGTHTDGAEEAAGSCTQAPSHSPPNKPKLVVKPPGSSLNGVPPNPTPIVQRLPAFLDNHNYAKSPMQEEEDLAAGVGRSRVPVRPPQQYSDDEDDYEDDEEDDVQNTNSALRYKGKGTGKPGALSGSADGQLSVLQPNTINVLAEKLKESQKDLSIPLSIKTSSGAGSPAVAVPTHSQPSPTPSNESTDTASEIGSAFNSPLRSPIRSANPTRPSSPVTSHISKVLFGEDDSLLRVDCIRYNRAVRDLGPVISTGLLHLAEDGVLSPLALTEGGKGSSPSIRPIQGSQGSSSPVEKEVVEATDSREKTGMVRPGEPLSGEKYSPKLPIARGALLLARPHQRCNAGFWQELLALLKCVEAEIANYEACLKEEVEKRKKFKIDDQRRTHNYDEFICTFISMLAQEGMLANLVEQNISVRRRQGVSIGRLHKQRKPDRRKRSRPYKAKRQ; from the exons ATGAATAAGGGCTGGCTGGAGCTGGAGAGCGACCCAG GCCTCTTCACCCTGCTCGTGGAAGATTTCG GTGTCAAAGGGGTGCAAGTGGAGGAGATCTACGACCTTCAGAGCAAATGCCAGGG CCCTGTATATGGATTTATCTTCCTGTTCAAATGGATCGAAGAGCGCCGGTCCCGGCGAAAGGTCTCTACCTTGGTGGATGATACGTCCGTGATTGATGATGATATTGTGAATAACATGTTCTTTGCCCACCAG CTGATACCCAACTCTTGTGCCACTCATGCCTTGCTGAGTGTGCTCCTGAACTGCAGCAACGTGGACCTGGGACCCACCCTGAGTCGCATGAAGGACTTCACCAAGGGCTTCAGCCCTGAG AGCAAAGGATATGCGATTGGCAATGCCCCGGAGTTGGCCAAGGCACATAATAGCCATGCCAG GCCTGAGCCACGCCACCTCCCTGAGAAGCAGAATGGCCTTAGTGCAGTGCGGACCATGGAGGCGTTCCACTTTGTCAGCTATGTGCCTATTACAGGCCGGCTCTTTGAGCTGGATGGGCTGAAGGTCTACCCCATTGACCATG GGCCCTGGGGGGAGGATGAGGAGTGGACAGACAAGGCCCGGCGGGTCATCATGGAGCGTATCGGCCTCGCCACTGCAGG GGAGCCCTACCACGACATCCGCTTCAACCTGATGGCAGTGGTGCCCGACCGCAGGATCAAGTATGAGGCCAGGCTGCACGTGCTGAAGGTGAACCGTCAGACAGTACTAGAGGCTCTGCAGCAG CTGATAAGAGTAACACAGCCAGAGCTGATTCAGACCCACAAGTCTCAAGAGTCACAGCTGCCTGAGGAGTCCAAATCAGCCAGCAACAAGTCCCCACTGGTGCTGGAAGCAAACAGGGCCCCTGCAGCCTCTGAGGGCACCCACACAG ATGGTGCAGAGGAGGCGGCTGGTTCATGTACACAAGCCCCATCCCACAGCCCTCCCAACAAACCCAAGCTGGTGGTGAAGCCTCCAGGCAGCAGCCTCAATGGGgttccccccaaccccactcccaTTGTCCAGCGGCTGCCGGCCTTTCTAGACAATCACAATTATGCCAAGTCCCCCATGCAG GAGGAAGAAGACCTGGCGGCAGGTGTGGGCCGCAGCCGAGTTCCAGTCCGCCCACCCCAGCAGTACTCAGATGACGAGGATGACTATGAGGATGACGAGGAGGATGACGTGCAGAACACCAACTCTGCCCTTAG GTATAAGGGGAAGGGAACAGGGAAGCCAGGGGCATTGAGCGGTTCTGCTGATGGGCAACTGTCAGTGCTGCAGCCCAACACCATCAACGTCTTGGCTGAGAAGCTCAAAGAGTCCCAGAAGGACCTCTCAATTCCTCTGTCCATCAAGACTAGCAGTGGGGCTGGGAGTCCAGCTGTGGCAGTGCCCACACACTCGCAGCCCTCACCCACCCCCAGCAATGAGAGTACGGACACGGCCTCTGAGATCGGCAGTGCTTTCAACTCGCCACTGCGCTCTCCCATCCGCTCGGCCAACCCGACGCGGCCCTCCAGCCCTGTCACCTCCCACATCTCCAAGGTGCTTTTTGGAGAGGATGACAGCCTGCTGCGTGTTGACTGCATACGCTACAACCGTGCTGTCCGCGACCTGGGTCCTGTCATCAGCACAGGCCTGCTGCACCTGGCTGAGGATGGGGTGCTTAGTCCCCTGGCGCTGACAG AGGGTGGGAAGGGTTCCTCGCCCTCCATCAGACCAATCCAAGGCAGCCAGGGGTCCAGCAGCCCGGTGGAGAAGGAGGTTGTGGAAGCCACGGACAGCAGAGAGAAGACAGGGATGGTGAGGCCTGGCGAGCCCTTGAGTGGGGAGAAATACTCACCCAAG CTGCCTATTGCTCGTGGGGCTTTGTTGCTGGCCCGCCCCCATCAGAGGTGCAATGCTGGGTTTTGGCAGGAGCTGCTGGCACTGCTAAAGTGTGTGGAGGCTGAGATTGCAAACTATGAGGCGTGCCTCAAGGAAGAggtagagaagaggaagaagttcaAG ATTGATGACCAGAGAAGGACCCACAACTATGATGAGTTCATCTGCACCTTTATCTCCATGCTGGCTCAGGAAG GCATGCTGGCCAACCTAGTGGAGCAGAACATCTCCGTGCGGCGGCGCCAAGGGGTCAGCATCGGCCGGCTCCACAAGCAGCGGAAGCCTGACCGGCGGAAACGCTCTCGCCCCTACAAGGCCAAGCGCCAGTGA